The following nucleotide sequence is from Gemmatimonadaceae bacterium.
CCTCCCGTTCGGGACAGTACGCATCCACCGCGACCGGCCTCACCACACCCTGCGCCCCCAGCGTGCTGCGCAGCCGCTCGAACGCGGCCTCGGCGGCGGCGGGATCGCGCCAGGCGGGGGCGAGCAGGTCGCCCTGCTCGGCGCCGAGCGGGGCGACGGCGGTGATGGCGACGGTCACCGCGCTCACTGGGGCGGTGAGCGTCCACGTGTCGAGCAGGGCACGGCATCGCTCGAACCAGGGCGCCACGCGCGCCAGTGCGCGTGGCGCGCGCACTTCGCGCGTGATGGTGTGCGGGGCGCCGCCCGACGGGAGCGCGCCGCGTCCGTCGTCGAGCGTCAGCGTGAGCGACACGGCGGCGGCCGCGCGACCGTCGCGCACCAGGTCGGCCATCAATCGCTCGAGCGCGCCGCGCACGAGAAAGAGCACGGGCTCGGCGCTGGTGGTGCTCATCGCAAGCTCGGCGTGCGCCTGACGCGGCGCCGCGATGGGCGCGAGCACCGGCCGCCGCGGATCGATGCCCTGCGCGAGCCGCCACGCCGACAGTCCGGCCGCTCCCCAGCGCCGCTCGCCATCGCCGCTCGACAGCGCGGCCAGCGCGCCGCACGTCCCCAGCCCCAGCGCCACCAGCGCCTCACGCACCTCGGCGTCCATAGGAATGAGCGCGAGCGGAAGCGGCGCGAGAAATGCCGCGTCGCCCCCCGGCGGCACGCTGTATCCACCATCGGCCATCGGCCATCTGCCATCACTATCGTCCACCCACGTCCCCGCTCGCGCTGCAACGCAAGAATCTGCAATGCAAACTCGGGCACCGGGATTCCACACCCTCGCCATCTTCTGCAGCGTCTCCGCCAGCGTGCGCTCCCCACCGAGCGCATCGAATCCCGCGGCCCCCACCCACCACGTGCCGGGGAGGCCAACGGCTGGCGCGACCTGCGGACTTGCCGAGAGAAAGGCCGCGCTCGTGCGCGCGATCTCGCGGGTTACGCAGACGTCGTCCCAGTCGCGCACCTCGAGTGCCGCGCACCGTCCGCGCGCGGCGGCCACCGTCATCCCCGCACGCACGTGCAGGCGCGCCGCCGCGGCCGTGACGGCGCGCAGCCGCTGCCCATCACGCAGGGCGAGCAGTTGCTCGTCCCAATGCGGCGGCACCGCCGCCGGCGCGTGCGCTGCGCCGGTGCGCATCGCGTCGAGCCACACCGCGCCGATCGGGAACCTGGGAATCCTCACGCACGCGATGCGCGGCCGTTCGCGTGACGTACTGCGACTCGTCGCCGGCACACTCCACCTCCACCCGCTCTGGGGGGCCACCTTTTTCAATCGAGATCAGCAAGCGGCGCGGCTCAGGCCGCGCCGGGGCACGGGCACTGGCACGGGATTGCCCGTCCAGCCGCGCGGTCAAATCGAGCGGTTCAGCTTTTCGTTTGGCGCGCACGCGTTGCACGCGCAGTTGCAGCGCGCCGGCCACTCCCGCGTGCTGGCCGTCGGGAGTGAGCAGCACGAACGCCGCGTCGCTCGCGCGCGCGAGGCGCCCCAGCCGCACCGCCACCGGGCGTGACAGGGCAGGGGCGCCGTCGAGAATGACGAGGCCAAAGGCGCCGCTGCGCAGCAGCACGTCGGCGCACCAGGCGCCGCGGTTGGGATCCTCGGGGCGCACCACCCACAGGCTGTCGTCGGGCGCGCCGAGCGCGGCCCAGTCGCGCGCGGCGAGGGTGCGCGCCGCGTCCACGTACGCCACCCACCATCCCGCCTGCAGGGTGGCGGCAACGAGCTGGCGGGCAAAGGTGGTGCGTCCGCTCCCCGGGGTGCCGGTGATTTCGGTCAGCCGACCGCGCGGCAGACCGTGTCCCGGGAGCGCCGCGTCGAGGGCGGCCAGCCCGGTGGGCAACCCCGGCATGGCCGGGCGCGCGCCTTCAACGATTTCGGCGAGTTGCTGGCGCAGGACGGCAATGGACACAGGCACACCAACGGGAGACGGGCTTTACAATTACCGAATAAAACCCGAAAGTGCAAGGGTGTGGCGATTATGCCTAATTTGACAGAGAAATGATCTTTCTTCTGTTGGCCTCATTGCACCTCACCTCTCTCGATCATAGCATTTCGGGAAAGGTGGAACGGTTCGGGGAACCGGCCGTTGCTTGCAACACTCTGGAAGGCAAGACAGGCTGTTGCAGGGGCTTAGGTGTTGACGGTTGGCACGTCGGACTGTCACTCCGAAGGAATCGGTTCGACTCCGATAAGCTCCACCGTTCGTTGGCCAGTTGCGAAGTGGGGCCTATGTTCGTAGTGTTCGATGGTTACCAGCGGCTGGGGCTGACACCCCCGCAGGATAGGCCGAGGGTGATTGTAGGCGGTGGAGCTTATCAAGCCCAGAAGGGGACGAGAGATGATCTCTCGTCCCCTTCTCTTTTGTGGGCCTCGCCTAATTGTATTTTAGGCGGGACTGCTTTCAAATACGCGAGACGGAGGCTTGCAGATTGCTTCGAGGCTCACCGAGTTGACCGCGCCGACCTCATCTTCATAGGTGATTGCCACCCAGAGATTGAACCGGACAGAGGGCTTTTCTGGGAACGCGGGTGGTACTACCGGGATCGGGACCATAAGCTCGCGCAAGGTTCGGGCCGGGGGAACGTCGGCGTTCTCAATGTCTCCGCACGGGTGGGCAGCTTCGGCGTATTCCAGCTTTTTGATGCAGATATTGGTCAGGTCGGGCTGATCATCTCTCGGTCCCACATAGTTCAGAAGGCCGCGCCTCCGGGGTTTGTCGGGGTCAAAAACCCAATCGCTAACCCGGCTATGCAGTATCGTCGCATCGGAGCCGCCCTCGTTGTAGATGCGAAAGGTAATGATCGGGGCCTCTCCCTTCTCGCCGGAAGAAATGGAAGCCTGCCTGAGAACAAGCTTCGGCGGATAGGCCTCGACGTGTCCGCGCCGCGCAATTTCGGCGCTCGCGGACAAGGCCGACGCCATCTGCCCCATTGCTTCCGCCTGGACTTCCATTGCGATTTGCTGAGAGTCCATCACGTCCCGCTGTTCCTTGGCGGTTCGTTCAGACCGAACCAAGAGAATGATCTGGAGGGCTCCAGTCAGAGACAAAAACCCCGTGAATACCGTCAACCAGAGGGTATACCGAGCGAGCGCGATCTCTGGGGATTCTTGCTCGGCGTTCTTGGGGGTGGATTTCTGTATTCCGTGATGTGGGCTGTATGGAGTAAGAGCGAAGGCGGTCAGCGATACGGCGGCGAGTGAGGCGACAACAACGGAACGGCGAGTGAAGTACCACATTACACAGTCCCCACAGCCGCGCCGAAGATGTCCGCGTTTAGGCGATTGTTGTACCGGAACTCGAACTCGGCCACATAGAGCGGGAGATATTTCGGCGTGACCTTGTGGAAGGTGCCGACAATCCCGCGTTTGAACTGTGACCAGAAGCCTTCAATCGTGTTCGTGTGGACCGCGCCGACCACGTATTGACCCTTTGAGTGATTGACCTTGCCATAGGGGAATGGCCAGCGTTTCGGATACCCGCGCCCATCATCCGTTGACAAGAGTGACACTCTGTCGGAGATCACTTCGCGGATGAACGAGCCAAGCACGTTGCCGTCTATGCTGTCCACCACGCGCGCCACGACATTCCCGCCGCGCTGAACCGCACCAACGACAATTGCCTTGCCGCCTGACATTGGGCCACCGCCACCGTCGCGCTTGTTGCGGTGCTTGTTGCGCTCCTTACCGCCAACGAATGTCTCGTCCACTTCGACGAAGCCGACGAGTTGCCGGAATCCCTCGTCCGCCATCCCTGCCCTAATGCGATGGCACATTGACCACGCGGTGCGATAGGAACCCATTCCGAGCATCCGCTGGATTTGCAGTGCTGATATCCCCTTCTTGCTGGTCATCATCAGGTAAATGACCTTGAACCAGACGGTCAGGGGATAGTTGGTGTTCTCGAAGATCGTCCCGACCAGCACCGAGAAGCGGTAGCCCTTGGGCGCGCACTTGTGGCATTGCCAATGGTGCGCCCTCGACGGCAATGCATAGACGGACGCATTTCCGCAGCGCGGACACTTCGGGCCATCCGGCCAGCGTCGGGCAATCAGGTAATCCCGACAGGCAATCTCATCGGGAAACGCCGCCTCAAACTGCGGGAGCGTCATCTGCTTCACGCGCGCTCGCGCCATCTCTCACCCCTCCGGCTCTGAGATGCCACACGGTACAAAACTCGCCGCTATCTGTCAAGATGTGCATAATCGCCAAGGGTGTGTATGCGTCGGTTGCGAACTGGGGGCTGGCTCTACCTCCGCTCCCCCAGCCACGCCGCCAGCTCCTTCTTGATGGCAGCCCCCATCGCCTGCTGCTTGGCGGGGTCCTGCAGCAAGGCGCGGCTCACGCCGTTGTCGCCGATCTCGAGCAGCACGCGGTACGGCGCCTTGTTCACGTTCTCATCCAGGCTGTAGAACCCCAGCCGTCCCGTGACCGCGCAGCGGTAGTTGTTTCGCCCCGTCGAACTGTCCAGCAGCACCCCGCGATTCTCGAGGTCGGTCACCGACGCGACCGCCGCCACCAGGCGCGCCGCCAGCGCGCGGTTCTCCACCTCCAGTGAATCGCCATCGTGCACGTAGCCCCAGATGGCATGGCGATTGGTGCCGCCATTGTTGTGGAGCGCGATGAACACGGTGGGCGAGAGCTTGTTGGCCTGCTGCAGCTCGTACGCGTAGCCCGAGAGCTGGCCGTCCACCACGGCCGACGTGTGCTCGATCATCGTGTTGCTGCCGACGTTCGCGTGGTGCAGCCCCGCCATGCCGTAGCTCCACACCTTGTGTTCATTCAGCGCCGGCGGCGTCTTCATCGCCGCCTCTGCGATGCCGTTGCTCACCTCGGCCTCGTTGAAGTCCTTCCCGGTATCCGTCTGGTGCGACGGCTGCCAGACGATGACGGGCGTACCCTTGGAGGGCGCCGTCGTCGTCCGCGGGCGACCGGTCAAGTGACACGCGGAGCCGAACAGGACGAGAACGCCGAGAGCCGGCAGCAATGCGATACGCATGAGATGGCCGATGAGGTAAGTGAGGGACTGAGGAAGACGGTCAGCGCGTCAAACGAATCACGAGGAAAATCACCACCGCTGCCAATCCGCTTAAATAGATCGCCCGAATATGCCCGCGCGGATTCGCGAGGCGCGCATCGAGCAGCCGGATGGCCGCATACAGTGTGACCACGTCCATGATCGCGATGGGGGCCAGGTAGACGGGTTCCGCCAAACGCAGCAGGAACGGTACCACACTGACCAGCACCAGCGCGCCGAAGATGCCGGTGCTCACCCGCAGCGCAACGGCGCGGCCGTACAGAATCGCGAGCGACGAGGAGCCAATCAGCGTGTCGCCCTCGGCGTCCATTGCGTCGGCCGCGATTTCCTCGCCGAGGTCCATCAGGAAGGCGATCGCGCCGAACCACCAGGCGTGCACGCTCAACGGCCGCCCGACGGTGATGCCGCCGAAGATGAACGTCATCCCCACGGAGACGGCGACCATCAGGTTGCCCAGCACCCCCGCGCGCTTGAACCGCCAGTTGTACAGCACGCCAATCATCCAGATGACGACCGCGGTGACAAATGCCACTGCACCAAGCGCGGCGCTCGCCGCCAATCCGGCGAGCGCCACAGCCACCGAGAGCATCAGTGCATCGCGTGGCGGCACGTCGCCCGACGGCAGCGGTCGGTGCGGCGCGTTGACGCGATCGGTCTCGACGTCGAAATAATCGTTGAGGATGAGCGCCGTGGCCGACACGCAGAAGATGGCAGCGAAGCCAAGCGCCATCGTCGCCACGGCGGGGCGCGCACCGAGCGCGAGCACCTGGCCGAGGAGCACGCACGAGCCGGCGGCGAACGGCAGTTCGAACCGAAAGAGCCGCAGAAGGCCGCGTAGCCGTCGTCCCGCGGCGGGAGCATTGGCCGCCATCAGTAAACCATTGGGATCAACCGCTTCGTCTGTCCCGCATACGCCCTGAATTCCTCCCCATAGCGCTCGGCGAGGTACGCATCGTGCGCGGGAATGATGACGAAGATGAAGTTGCACGCCATCCCCAGCGGAACGAACAGCGTCCACCAGTGCGTGGTGAGCAGCCCGAGGCCGGTGAAGAGCAGCAGGTCGCCGAAATAATTGATGTGACGGCTCCAGCCGAACAGTCCGCCGGTGTAGATGTGGCCGCGATGCGTGGGTTCGGCTTTCCAGACGTGCCGCAGGTACTCGGACGCCGTGCCGAAATACGAACCCGCGAGGTACAGGAGCACCGCGAGGGCGTCGGTCGCGCCCAGCGGCTGTGGCGCGCGCAATCCGTCGCGCAGGAACAGGAAAAGGACGACGCCGATGATGCTTCCACCCCACATCGCTTCCCACCACGGCACCGTGCGCTTGACGAAGACAAACAGCGTGTGCGCAGCCCGCCCTATGTAGAGTGCGGCGCAGCACAGGAGGAGCAATTGACGGCCCGCCACCGCAGGCGGTGCCGCGCCTTCCGGCGCTCCGAACCACATCCACGCCGCGGCGGTGGCACACACCACGTACCAGGCAATGATCGCCGCCTTTGGGCCGATCGAAGGCGACTTGCCCGGCTGGAACTGCATCTGCTGTTTCATGACACACCTGGGCGCACTGCCCCGAATGACTGAACGGGGGGCCACGAGCCACCGTCCAACGTGCGCACGCCGGACCGTTTGCGCCACGTGGCGGCATGGGCGGCGAACCAGGCGTCGGCCGGCTCCAGTTGCCCCCCCGCCTCGCGCGTGTTACATCATCGAGTGGTGCGGCCGCCCGACGACGGGCAGCGCCCGCCATGCACGGTTAGGGGAGAAAATAGTGTCAGCAGGCGATCTAGGACCAACTTCGGAATCGGCCAAGCGCCCGGGCGTTCCTGCCCCGCGCCCTGCCGTGGTGCTGGTGGTGGACGACGACGCCTCGGTGCTCTTCGCGTCGCGCCGCATTCTCGCCAAGCACGGCTACACCGTGCTCGAGGCGCCGAGCGGCGAGGAAGCGCTGCAGATCGCGCGCGAGAGCGCGCAGAAGATCGACGTGGTGCTCACCGACGTGCGGATGCCGGGCATGGATGGACCCACGCTCGTGCAGAAGCTGAACGAACTGAATCCCGCCGTGCGCATCGTGTACATGTCGGGGTACAGCGACGGACGTCTTGATCAGGAACTGCCGGCGCCGCGCCGCGCCTTCCTGAACAAGCCGTTCACGATTGAGCAGCTGACCCGCACGGTCGCCGAAATCCTCGGCTGAGCCCGATGGTGCGCCGTGCGGTCCTGACCGTTGCCTGTGCGCTCGCGACGATGGCGGGCGCCTTTCGTTTTACGGCAGCGCCAGGACCCGGGCTCGACCCGGACGCGATGTCCTACCTGGGCGCGGCGCAAAGTCTGGTGACCAACGGCACCCTGCGCGTACCGCTGGCGCCGTGGACGGACGATCGACCGTCTCTGCCACTGGCGCACTTTCCTCCCGGATACTCCGCCGCCATCGCGGTGCCGATCCTGTTCGGTGCGGACGCCACGAACGCCGCACGCATCGTGCAGGCCACGGCGGCCGCCGCAACGGTGGCGTTGCTCATATTCACGCTCTGGCCGCTCGCCGGCGGCGGTGGCGCAGTACTCGGCGCGGTGGTGCTCGTGCTTACGCCGGCATTTGTGTTCGTGCAGCTGCAGGTGCTGAGCGAGCCGCTTTTCCTGGCGATCATCACCCTGATGCTGTGGAGCCTGGTGCGCCGGCCGCGCGCCGCGCTGACGCACGGACTCATTGCGGCGGCGGCGACGATGGTGCGCTATGCCGGCCCGTCGATGGCCGGGGCGGCGGCGCTGTGGGCGTTGCGCGACCGGCGCGCGCCATGGCGCGACCGCCTGTGGCGCGCCGCACTGGCGCTGGCGCCGTCGTTGCTGGCGATGGCGGTCTGGTCGCTTACCCGCGAGCGAGCGCCCGGCGGGACGGGGCAGATTCGCACCGTCGCGATGTACGGGCACTGGGCGCCGACGCTGCAGCAAGGTGCCGAGACGGCGGCGCGCCTCCTCGCGCCGACCCTTGAATGGGAACCGGCGCCGTGGCTGGCAGCGGCCGGCGTGCTTGCCGCGTTCGTTGCGCTGACGTGGAGCACGGTGCGGCTGGAGGGCGAGGTGCGCCCGGAGCCGGCACACGACGATCCCCGTTGGGCCGACCAGCGCGTCCTGCTGCAGGCCGCGGGGTGCGTGATCGCCGGTTACGTCGCGCTTCTCGTGGCATCGCGCGCCTTCGCCGATCCCAACATCCCGTTCGACTTCCGCCTGCTGCTGCCGCTGCTTCCGCCCCTGATCGCGGCCATCACGGTCGTCGCGGCGCGGGCGTGGCGCGTCATCTCGACGCCGGCGCGGATCCTTGGCGTGCTCGCGTGCGCCGGATGGATGGTGCTCGCGGTGCGCGCCGACCAGGTCCTGCTGTCCGACGCGCTCGAGGACGGTGGCGACTTCGCGAGCCGAACCTGGCGCGAGTCCCCCACGCTCGGCTGGGTGCGCGCGCAAGATCCGGCTCGCGCCATCTACACCAACTGGCCGTGCGCGGTCTGGTTTCATCTCGGACGCACTGTGCACGACCTTCCCGCAGCCACCGATTCGACCACTGTGCGGCGTTTCCTGGCGCGACTCGACGCGACGGGTGGAACCGTGGTGGCCTGGAAAGCGCAAAGCGCCGACACGGCACCGACCGACGCGCTCGTGGCGGCCGCTGGTCTCGTGCGCATCAAGGAGTTCAGTGACGGCGCCGTGTATGCGAAGGCGCCGCCCGACGTAGCGCCGCCTACGGTGGCGCCGCCCGCGGTGCGGCGATAACGTGCGGGGATGAGCCTCGCGGCCATTCTCAACGAGTGTTCGCGCCTTGCCGCCGGCGCAGGAGTGGGCGCGCTGGCGAGCGTCGTGCGCCGGCGCGGGTCGCTGCCCATGAGCGCCACGGCCAAGCTGCTCGTCACGGCCGAGGGCGCGCGCTTCGGCACGGTGGGCGGCGGCTGCCTCGAGGCCGACATAATGGAGCAGGCGCTCGGCGTCTGCGAACGCCGCGTCCCGCTCTGCACCTCGCACACCCTGAACGCCGAACTGGCCGGCGATTACGGGCTCACCTGCGGCGGCACGGCCGATGTTTTCATCGAGCCGATAGTCCCGAATCCTGCGCTCGCCGCATTGTACGCGCAGGCGGCCAATGTCGTGGCGCGCGGCGACCGCGCGGTGCTGGTGACGGCGCGCACCTGGCCCGACGGGGCGGCGCGCAAGCTGCTGGTCACGGCGCAGGGCGAATACGACGCCGGCGCCGATGCGGCGATGCACGCGGCCGCGCGCGCCGTTGACCCGTCACGCGACGAGCCCGCGCTCGGCGACGACTTCGTGGTCGAAGCGCTCGTCGGCGCGCCCCGGCTGGTGGTCTTCGGCGCGGGGCACGTGGGTGCGCGCATCTGCGAAGCCGCCGCCTTCGCCGGGTGGCGCGTGACCGTGATCGATGATCGCGGCGAGTTTGCCGACGCCACCCGGCATCCGCGCGCCGAGCAGGTGCTCGTCTGCGACTTCAGCGACGTGAGCGCGGCGGCCGTGGCGCCCACGGATTGCGTGGTCATCTGCACGCGCGGCCACCAGCACGACGCGCTGATCGCCGAACAGGTGGCGCCACTGCGACCGCGCTTTCTGGGCATGCTCGGGTCGCGTCGCAAGGCGGCGCTCACCCGCGACGCCCTGCGCGGCTGGGGCGTCGATGAGGAGGCGATCGCGCGCATCGTCTGTCCCGTCGGTCTCGATGTCGGGGCGGACACGCCGGAAGAGATTGCGATCAGTGTGGTGGGACAGTTGGTAGCCGTGCGTCGGCAGACCGTTGAGGGCCGACGGTGGACGGTGGAGGGGACGCCGATCCACGCCGCTGGCGAATCGGCGCCGCCACGGTAGCATCAGTCAGCAGACGTCCACCGTCTATTGTCCACCGTCCACCGTCTATCGTCCGCCCCCATGCCCCCAGTGACGCTCAGCGACATCGAGATCCAGCGCGAACTCAACGCGATGGACGGATGGACGCGTCGTGGCGACGCGATCATCAAGACGTACGAGTTCCACACCTTTGCCGAGGCGATCGCGTGGGTGAACCGCGTGGCCGCGGCGGCCGAGGCAGCCGAGCACCATCCAGATCTCGACATTCGATTCCGCATGGTCGCGGCGTCACTCTCCACCCACGACAGCGGCGGCATCACCGCACTCGACTTTGCCGTGGCACACGTCATGGACCAGCTGGTCGGGCCGCAGGATCCGGAGGGACCCGGACTCGGAGCATAGTCCGCGACGGGGCAAGTGATGGCGGAAGGCAGATGGCGGATGGCGGATAAGAACAGGCGCCCGATGAGTCCCTCTCATCGGGCGCCTCTGCCATCTGCCATCCGCCACCTGTCATCACTCAGCTCCTGTTCCGCCCCCCGCCGAGCAACTGCAGTATCGCCAGGAACATATTGAGCAGGTCCAGGTAGATCTGCACCGCAGCCGGCACATAGTCATCGGGGCCGTACACGTTCTTCAGGCGCCAGGTGTCGAAGACGAGCAGGCCGGCGAAGATGAAGACGGTCATCCCCGCGATCCACAGCCCCGCCGTCTGGTTCTGGAAGAACATGTTGAGCAGCGACGTGCCGATCAGCACCCAGAGGCCGACCACGAGGAACGACCCCCACGCGCTGAAGTCGCGGCGGCTCACCCACGTGTAGATGGTGAGCACGGCGAACGTGCTGAGCGTCAGGATGCCGGCCTGGCCGACGACACCGGGTTCGTTGCGGCTGTACACGTAGATGATCGGCGCGATCGCGACGCCCATCACCAGGTTGAACAGGAAGACAAAGCCCAGCGCGCGCGGCGCGCTGTCGCGCGTCTTCATCGCCATCCACAGCGGCACGAAGGCCAGGATCATCGTGATGAACGGATGACGCGCGGCGCTCAGCATCAGCGCCTCCTGCGTCATCGTCACCGCCGTGCCGAGCATCGTCACGATGATCGACGCGAAAACGAGCAGGTAGGTGCGGCGCACAAGAGTGGCCCGCTGTTCGCCGGTGAGGACCAGCGCAGGCATCTCCGCAAACCGTGAATAACCCATCGAGTTCGACTCCCGTGAAATCAGGGTGGAATACTCGAATTATAACGCCCGAGAAGGCCGAAAGTTCGCGTTGTGCAAGTCATGGATTGGTAAGCAGTTTCTGCTGCCAGCGGGCGCGCGGGATACGACGGCGTGGAGCGCGCAACGGTGGGAACCAAACAAAGGGCGCGGAGATCGCTCTCTCCGCGCCCTCGTTCCGGCCTCGCCGGCGTGGCCAGCCGTTAGTTCTTCCGCAGCCGAATCGACCCGTTCACCGTCGAGACGCTGAGCTCCGGCCCACCCTTGCCGATCTTCCCTTCGATCCGGCGGCGATCGATGCGCCCCTGCACCAGGATCGGAAAATCTTCGGACGTGATGCTGCCATTCACCGTGTGCATCTCGATGTCGGCATTGAGCGACTCGGGGAGTTCGAGCGTGACACTCCCGTTCACCGTCTCATACTCCACCGGCCCGGTGCCGATGCTCCCGGCGCGCACGCGAATGCCGCCGTTCACCGTCTTGGCGCTGACGGGTCCGCCCGTCGTCGACGCATCGATGCCGCCATTCACGGTGCGCGCCTTCACGGCGGCGGTGGCCCCCGCGATGCCGAGCCCGCCGTTCACCGTCGAGGCGTCGAGCTTCACGCCCTTCGGCAGCAGGATGGTGAACTTGACCGACACATCGTTGCGGTCGTTCCACGACCGGCCGCCCCCGCGCGAGCTGTAGCCGTCTTCGTCGCAGCGCGTCTCGCGCCCTTCCCAGATGGCGCAGACCAGGATGTCGCCGTTCGCCGTCTTGGCGGCCGTGATCTTCACGTCCTTGGGATCGCCGCGGCGCCATTCCTTCTCCGCCCGCACCTCGGCTGTCGCGCCGGCCGCGCTTTCCACGTTGATCGAGCCGTTCAGGTTGCGCACGTAGACGGTGCGTCCGGCCTCGATGCCGCCCGACCACTTGAAGGAATCGTCGCGCTCCTGTGCGCTGGCGTTGGGTGCGAACATCGCGAACACCGCGCCGGCGGCCAGCAGGGAGAGGGTCTTTCGCATGGTCAGTCCTCCTTGGTCGGGCGCGACGCGCCCTTCTGGATCGTGATGTCGCCGCTGAAGGTGCCGAGGCTGATGCGCGCCCCGCCGCCATTGATGGTCGTCCGCATTTCCCGGCCGCGGCGGCCGGCCGTCTG
It contains:
- a CDS encoding ATPase domain-containing protein, with protein sequence MSIAVLRQQLAEIVEGARPAMPGLPTGLAALDAALPGHGLPRGRLTEITGTPGSGRTTFARQLVAATLQAGWWVAYVDAARTLAARDWAALGAPDDSLWVVRPEDPNRGAWCADVLLRSGAFGLVILDGAPALSRPVAVRLGRLARASDAAFVLLTPDGQHAGVAGALQLRVQRVRAKRKAEPLDLTARLDGQSRASARAPARPEPRRLLISIEKGGPPERVEVECAGDESQYVTRTAAHRVREDSQVPDRRGVARRDAHRRSARAGGGAAALGRATARPA
- a CDS encoding IS1595 family transposase, which translates into the protein MTLPQFEAAFPDEIACRDYLIARRWPDGPKCPRCGNASVYALPSRAHHWQCHKCAPKGYRFSVLVGTIFENTNYPLTVWFKVIYLMMTSKKGISALQIQRMLGMGSYRTAWSMCHRIRAGMADEGFRQLVGFVEVDETFVGGKERNKHRNKRDGGGGPMSGGKAIVVGAVQRGGNVVARVVDSIDGNVLGSFIREVISDRVSLLSTDDGRGYPKRWPFPYGKVNHSKGQYVVGAVHTNTIEGFWSQFKRGIVGTFHKVTPKYLPLYVAEFEFRYNNRLNADIFGAAVGTV
- a CDS encoding UbiA family prenyltransferase; this translates as MAANAPAAGRRLRGLLRLFRFELPFAAGSCVLLGQVLALGARPAVATMALGFAAIFCVSATALILNDYFDVETDRVNAPHRPLPSGDVPPRDALMLSVAVALAGLAASAALGAVAFVTAVVIWMIGVLYNWRFKRAGVLGNLMVAVSVGMTFIFGGITVGRPLSVHAWWFGAIAFLMDLGEEIAADAMDAEGDTLIGSSSLAILYGRAVALRVSTGIFGALVLVSVVPFLLRLAEPVYLAPIAIMDVVTLYAAIRLLDARLANPRGHIRAIYLSGLAAVVIFLVIRLTR
- a CDS encoding DUF1295 domain-containing protein produces the protein MKQQMQFQPGKSPSIGPKAAIIAWYVVCATAAAWMWFGAPEGAAPPAVAGRQLLLLCCAALYIGRAAHTLFVFVKRTVPWWEAMWGGSIIGVVLFLFLRDGLRAPQPLGATDALAVLLYLAGSYFGTASEYLRHVWKAEPTHRGHIYTGGLFGWSRHINYFGDLLLFTGLGLLTTHWWTLFVPLGMACNFIFVIIPAHDAYLAERYGEEFRAYAGQTKRLIPMVY
- a CDS encoding response regulator, which encodes MVLVVDDDASVLFASRRILAKHGYTVLEAPSGEEALQIARESAQKIDVVLTDVRMPGMDGPTLVQKLNELNPAVRIVYMSGYSDGRLDQELPAPRRAFLNKPFTIEQLTRTVAEILG
- a CDS encoding XdhC family protein, translating into MSLAAILNECSRLAAGAGVGALASVVRRRGSLPMSATAKLLVTAEGARFGTVGGGCLEADIMEQALGVCERRVPLCTSHTLNAELAGDYGLTCGGTADVFIEPIVPNPALAALYAQAANVVARGDRAVLVTARTWPDGAARKLLVTAQGEYDAGADAAMHAAARAVDPSRDEPALGDDFVVEALVGAPRLVVFGAGHVGARICEAAAFAGWRVTVIDDRGEFADATRHPRAEQVLVCDFSDVSAAAVAPTDCVVICTRGHQHDALIAEQVAPLRPRFLGMLGSRRKAALTRDALRGWGVDEEAIARIVCPVGLDVGADTPEEIAISVVGQLVAVRRQTVEGRRWTVEGTPIHAAGESAPPR
- a CDS encoding 4a-hydroxytetrahydrobiopterin dehydratase, with translation MPPVTLSDIEIQRELNAMDGWTRRGDAIIKTYEFHTFAEAIAWVNRVAAAAEAAEHHPDLDIRFRMVAASLSTHDSGGITALDFAVAHVMDQLVGPQDPEGPGLGA
- a CDS encoding Bax inhibitor-1/YccA family protein; translated protein: MPALVLTGEQRATLVRRTYLLVFASIIVTMLGTAVTMTQEALMLSAARHPFITMILAFVPLWMAMKTRDSAPRALGFVFLFNLVMGVAIAPIIYVYSRNEPGVVGQAGILTLSTFAVLTIYTWVSRRDFSAWGSFLVVGLWVLIGTSLLNMFFQNQTAGLWIAGMTVFIFAGLLVFDTWRLKNVYGPDDYVPAAVQIYLDLLNMFLAILQLLGGGRNRS
- a CDS encoding DUF4097 family beta strand repeat-containing protein, which produces MRKTLSLLAAGAVFAMFAPNASAQERDDSFKWSGGIEAGRTVYVRNLNGSINVESAAGATAEVRAEKEWRRGDPKDVKITAAKTANGDILVCAIWEGRETRCDEDGYSSRGGGRSWNDRNDVSVKFTILLPKGVKLDASTVNGGLGIAGATAAVKARTVNGGIDASTTGGPVSAKTVNGGIRVRAGSIGTGPVEYETVNGSVTLELPESLNADIEMHTVNGSITSEDFPILVQGRIDRRRIEGKIGKGGPELSVSTVNGSIRLRKN